One genomic region from Euleptes europaea isolate rEulEur1 chromosome 6, rEulEur1.hap1, whole genome shotgun sequence encodes:
- the LARGE2 gene encoding xylosyl- and glucuronyltransferase LARGE2, whose amino-acid sequence MTFATIMLCPWRGRLKVLFVTLMLVVLISWLYFLLGNLEYGPSLLPSPCFGEQPKRYLDHQALVSQVRKVEEENQLLRLQLVQAQAQEGTDSNQQGSSFVEDQDVLGDRRSNHTGCPKQRMVQKCELIHVAIVCAGYNASRDVVTLVKSILFHRKNPLHFHLITDLVAQQILRTLFQSWVVPSVHVSFYNADDLKPEVSWIPNKHYSGIYGLMKLTLTKALPSDLSKVIVLDTDITFATDIAELWAVLGKFSDKQVIGLVENQSDWYLGNLWKNHKPWPALGRGFNTGVILLLLDRLRRIGWEQMWRLTAERELMSMLSTSLADQDIFNAVIKRSPTLVYQLPCFWNVQLSDHTRSEQCYTEVSDLKVIHWNSPKKLRVKNKHVEFFRNLYLTFLEYDGNLLRRELFGCANLPSLPSGQLQQALEELDEDDPCYDFRRQSLIQHRVHLFFLQYESPALTDAADVTLVAQLSMDRLQMLEAICKHWIGPISLALYMSDAEAQQFLRYAQASEVLSSRRNVAYHIVYKEGQFYPINFLRNIALTNAQTPYVFLTDIDFLPMYGLYDYLRASILQLELSQRKAALIVPAFETLHYRLTFPKSKAELLSMLDMGSLYTFRYHVWPQGHAPTDYAKWRTATVPYRVEWQSHFEPYVVVRRDCPLYDQRFVGFGWNKVSHVMELDAQEYKLLVLPNAFIIHMPHAPSFDISKFRLSSSYRDCLETLREEFHQDLSRKYGAAALKYLTAERNL is encoded by the exons ATGACCTTTGCCACCATCATGCTGTGTCCCTGGAGGGGAAGGCTGAAGGTGTTGTTTGTCACACTGATGCTGGTGGTACTCATCTCGTGGCTCTATTTCCTTTTGGGCAATCTGGAAT ATGGGccttccctcctgccctccccttgCTTTGGGGAACAGCCAAAGCGGTACCTTGACCACCAGGCTTTGGTATCCCAGGTGAGGAAAGTTGAAGAGGAAAACCAGCTCTTGCGGCTGCAGCTCGTCCAGGCTCAGGCTCAAGAAGGGACTGACAGCAACCAGCAGGGGTCATCTTTTGTGGAAGACCAGGATGTTCTTGGTGACAGAAGGAGCAATCACACTGGCTGTCCCAAGCAGAGGATGGTGCAGAAGTGTGAG CTTATCCATGTTGCAATTGTGTGTGCTGGATACAATGCAAGTCGTGATGTAGTCACCCTGGTGAAATCCATCCTCTTCCACAG GAAGAACCCTCTCCACTTCCATCTCATTACTGACCTTGTGGCGCAGCAGATCCTTCGGACCCTGTTCCAGTCCTGGGTGGTGCCCTCGGTCCACGTTAGCTTCTACAACGCTGATGATTTGAAG CCAGAGGTGTCCTGGATCCCTAACAAGCACTACTCAGGGATCTATGGGCTGATGAAGCTGACTCTCACCAAGGCGCTTCCCTCTGACCTCTCGAAGGTCATTGTCCTGGACACAGACATCACCTTTGCCACTGACATTGCTGAATTGTGGGCTGTCTTGGGGAAGTTCTCAG ACAAACAGGTGATTGGGCTGGTGGAAAACCAAAGTGACTGGTACCTTGGGAATCTCTGGAAGAACCATAAACCATGGCCAGCATTGGGACGTGGCTTTAACACAG GAGTGATCCTCTTGCTGCTGGACCGCCTGCGCCGAATTGGCTGGGAGCAGATGTGGCGCCTGACGGCAGAACGGGAACTCATGAGCATGCTCTCCACCTCTCTGGCAGATCAG GACATCTTTAATGCAGTAATTAAGCGAAGCCCGACGCTTGTGTATCAGCTCCCTTGCTTCTGGAATGTGCAGCTCTCTGACCATACTCGTTCAGAACAGTGctacacagaggtgtctgatcTCAAG GTAATTCACTGGAACTCTCCCAAGAAGCTGAGAGTGAAGAATAAGCATGTGGAGTTCTTCCGGAACCTTTACCTGACCTTTTTGGAATATGATGGCAACTTGCTACGCAGGGaactctttggctgtgccaaccTGCCCAGTTTGCCCAGTGGGCAG CTCCAGCAAGCCCTGGAAGAGCTGGATGAAGACGATCCTTGCTATGACTTCCGGAGGCAGAGCCTCATCCAGCACCGGGTGCACCTCTTCTTTCTGCAGTACGAGTCCCCAGCCTTGACTGATGCAGCTGATGTGACCCTTGTAGCTCAGCTGTCTATGGACAG GTTACAGATGTTGGAGGCCATTTGCAAGCACTGGATTGGCCCCATCAGCCTGGCATTGTACATGTCTGATGCAGAGGCCCAGCAATTCCTGCGCTATGCCCAGGCCTCAGAGGTGCTGAGTAGCCGCAGGAATGTTGCCTATCACATTGTGTACAAGGAGGGGCAGTTTTACCCAATCAACTTCTTGCGCAACATAGCGTTGACAAATGCACAAACGCCTTATGTCTTCCTGACTGACATTGACTTCCTGCCTATGTATGGCCTCTATGATTACCTCAG GGCCTCCATCCTGCAACTGGAGCTGTCCCAGAGGAAAGCCGCCCTAATTGTGCCTGCATTTGAAACTCTACACTATCGCCTCACCTTCCCCAAATCCAAAGCGGAGCTGCTCTCCATGCTGGACATGGGCTCCCTCTATACCTTCAG GTACCACGTGTGGCCGCAGGGCCACGCCCCAACAGACTATGCCAAGTGGCGGACAGCCACAGTGCCATATCGTGTAGAGTGGCAGTCACACTTTGAGCCTTACGTTGTAGTAAGGCGTGACTGCCCCTTGTATGACCAGAGATTTGTTGGCTTCGGCTGGAACAAAGTGTCCCACGTGATGGAACTTGATGCCCAG GAGTACAAGTTGCTGGTGCTGCCCAATGCCTTCATCATCCACATGCCTCACGCCCCCAGTTTTGACATCTCCAAGTTCCGCCTGAGCTCCAGCTACCGGGACTGTCTGGAAACCCTGAGGGAAGAGTTCCACCAGGACCTGTCACGCAAGTATGGTGCTGCCGCACTGAAATACCTCACTGCTGAGAGGAACCTGTGA